The following are encoded together in the Kribbella sp. CA-293567 genome:
- a CDS encoding EamA family transporter translates to MRAKGVLMMLGSALSNQVGAATGALAFPALGPAGVVAVRQWVAAILLVGITRPRFRTFTRREWEPVLALAAVYAIMNLTLYTAIDRIGLGLAVTLEFLGPLAVALAASRRRLDLYCALAAGAAVVVLMRPQPTTDYFGIALGLVAAACWACYILLNRTLGNRLPSAQGAAAASTVSAIVYLPIGVLMLLHHKPTLQYVAYAVVAGVLSSAVPFLVDLIALRRVPTGFYGLFMSVNPLLAVLVGWAVLHQTLGPIEWLAVATIITANTVAAAVPVSRPAAHPAGATRARDVLGAESAEQVG, encoded by the coding sequence ATGAGAGCCAAGGGTGTGCTGATGATGCTGGGAAGTGCGCTCTCCAACCAGGTCGGCGCCGCGACCGGCGCGCTGGCCTTCCCGGCGCTGGGACCAGCCGGCGTCGTCGCCGTCCGGCAGTGGGTCGCCGCGATCCTCCTGGTGGGCATCACCCGCCCACGCTTCCGCACCTTCACCCGCCGCGAGTGGGAGCCCGTCCTCGCTCTCGCCGCGGTCTACGCGATCATGAACCTGACCCTCTACACGGCGATCGACCGCATCGGCCTGGGGCTCGCCGTGACCCTCGAATTCCTCGGCCCACTGGCGGTCGCCCTCGCTGCATCACGCCGCCGCCTCGACCTGTACTGCGCCTTGGCGGCCGGCGCCGCGGTCGTAGTACTGATGCGGCCGCAGCCCACCACCGACTACTTCGGCATCGCCCTCGGTCTGGTCGCGGCCGCCTGCTGGGCCTGCTACATCCTGCTCAATCGCACCCTGGGCAACCGCCTGCCTTCCGCCCAGGGCGCCGCGGCCGCCTCGACAGTCTCAGCGATCGTCTATCTCCCCATCGGCGTGCTGATGCTCCTGCACCACAAGCCGACCCTCCAGTACGTCGCCTACGCGGTCGTCGCCGGCGTACTCTCCTCCGCCGTCCCGTTCCTGGTGGACCTCATCGCCCTCCGCCGAGTACCGACCGGCTTCTACGGCCTCTTCATGAGCGTCAACCCGCTCCTCGCGGTACTGGTCGGCTGGGCCGTCCTGCACCAGACCCTGGGCCCGATCGAGTGGCTGGCCGTCGCCACGATCATCACCGCCAACACGGTCGCCGCAGCCGTGCCGGTCAGCCGTCCGGCAGCGCACCCCGCAGGCGCAACCCGAGCGCGCGACGTACTCGGCGCGGAATCGGCCGAACAGGTCGGCTGA
- the ctaD gene encoding aa3-type cytochrome oxidase subunit I: MVEVVQRRPEPIAGARASRRRLGAQAVRILTTTDHKVIGHLYLVTSFGFFLVGGLMALLIRAELAGPGLQIVNEEVYNQLFTMHGTIMLLLFATPLFVGFANVIMPVQIGAPDVAFPRLNMFSYWLFLFGGLIASGGFLTPQGAADFGWTAYTPLSSSERSPGVGADLWIMGLWLAGLGTILGAVNFVTTIITMRAPGMTMFRMPIFTWNILVTSMLVLIAFPILAGALLMLEADRAFGAHVFDAANGGPLLWQHLFWFFGHPEVYIIALPFFGIITEILPVFSRKPVFGYVGLVAATLAIALYSVVVWAHHMFVTGAINLPFFSLTTFIIAVPTGVKFFNWIGTMWGGSVSFDTPMLWAVGFLTTFLFGGLTGVILASPSLDYQLSDTYFVVAHFHYVVFGTVVFAMFAGFYYWWPKMTGRMLDEKLGKLHFWLLFVGFHTTFLVQHWLGVEGMPRRYATYGADEGFTTLHQVSSVGAFLLGISTLPFLYNVWKSRNAPLVEVDDPWGWGRSLEWATSSPPPRHNFVKLPRIRSESPAFDLHHPDVAKMEYADSGADRDNLLDAGEDEGRVENLERNDDSPR; encoded by the coding sequence ATGGTCGAGGTAGTCCAACGGCGCCCGGAACCGATCGCCGGCGCCAGAGCGTCGCGACGGCGGCTGGGCGCGCAGGCGGTCCGCATCCTCACCACCACCGACCACAAGGTGATCGGTCACCTCTACCTGGTCACCTCGTTCGGGTTCTTCCTGGTCGGTGGTCTGATGGCGCTGCTGATCCGCGCCGAGCTGGCCGGGCCAGGGCTGCAGATCGTGAACGAGGAGGTCTACAACCAGCTCTTCACGATGCACGGCACGATCATGCTGCTGCTGTTCGCGACGCCGCTGTTCGTCGGCTTCGCGAACGTGATCATGCCGGTCCAGATCGGTGCCCCCGACGTGGCCTTCCCGCGGCTCAACATGTTCAGCTACTGGCTCTTCCTGTTCGGCGGCCTGATCGCCTCGGGTGGGTTCCTGACCCCGCAGGGCGCGGCCGACTTCGGCTGGACGGCGTACACGCCGTTGTCCAGTTCGGAGCGATCACCCGGCGTCGGCGCCGACCTGTGGATCATGGGCCTGTGGCTGGCCGGCCTCGGCACGATCCTCGGCGCGGTGAACTTCGTGACCACGATCATCACCATGCGGGCGCCCGGGATGACGATGTTCCGGATGCCGATCTTCACCTGGAACATCCTGGTCACCTCGATGCTGGTGCTGATCGCGTTCCCGATCCTGGCCGGCGCGTTGCTGATGCTGGAGGCGGATCGAGCCTTCGGGGCTCACGTCTTCGACGCCGCGAACGGCGGGCCACTGCTGTGGCAGCACCTGTTCTGGTTCTTCGGGCATCCTGAGGTCTACATCATCGCGCTGCCGTTCTTCGGCATCATCACCGAGATCCTGCCGGTCTTCAGCCGCAAGCCGGTCTTCGGGTACGTCGGTCTGGTCGCGGCCACCCTCGCCATCGCGCTCTACTCCGTGGTGGTCTGGGCGCACCACATGTTCGTCACCGGTGCCATCAACCTGCCGTTCTTCTCGCTGACCACGTTCATCATCGCGGTGCCCACGGGCGTGAAGTTCTTCAACTGGATCGGCACCATGTGGGGCGGATCGGTGTCGTTCGACACCCCGATGCTGTGGGCGGTCGGCTTCCTGACCACGTTCCTGTTCGGCGGTCTGACCGGCGTCATCCTGGCGTCGCCGTCCCTGGACTACCAGCTGTCCGACACGTACTTCGTGGTCGCGCACTTCCACTACGTGGTGTTCGGCACGGTGGTGTTCGCGATGTTCGCGGGCTTCTACTACTGGTGGCCGAAGATGACCGGCCGGATGCTCGACGAGAAGCTCGGCAAGCTGCACTTCTGGCTGCTGTTCGTCGGCTTCCACACCACCTTCCTGGTGCAGCACTGGCTGGGCGTCGAGGGCATGCCGCGCCGCTACGCGACGTACGGGGCGGACGAGGGGTTCACCACTCTGCACCAGGTGTCGTCGGTGGGTGCGTTCCTGCTGGGTATCTCCACCTTGCCGTTCCTGTACAACGTGTGGAAGTCGCGCAATGCGCCGCTGGTCGAGGTGGACGACCCGTGGGGCTGGGGCCGCTCGCTGGAGTGGGCGACCAGCTCCCCGCCGCCACGGCACAACTTCGTCAAGCTGCCGCGGATCCGGTCGGAGAGCCCCGCCTTCGACCTGCACCATCCCGATGTCGCGAAGATGGAGTACGCCGACAGCGGAGCCGACCGGGACAACCTGCTGGACGCGGGCGAGGACGAGGGCCGGGTCGAGAACCTCGAACGGAACGACGACTCGCCGCGCTGA
- a CDS encoding penicillin acylase family protein, translated as MTRRPAQLTRVVRTTLAALSVSAVMAAGLSTTSQARPVAAAAAPPVDYCVGQCEDIVPPGQNGNATFADLLLFKGFGTRPAHFSDTVKPYERLVWNSQGITDEGLDPYFDDASFGVAPADVASTSKPRADVTIVRDKSRGIPHITGTTREGTMFGAGYAGAQDRLFVMDVFRHLGRGQLTPFAGGAAGNRAFEQEFWRTAPYNEADLQKQYDDADDLYGANGLKMQKDIQAWVDGVNHYINTVGIAYPGEYVALGLPKPQPWKVTDVVATAAVVAGIFGTGGGGEMASALALLEAQAKYGVAQGTKVWESFRSQNDPEANTTVHNGTSFPYGVVGANPAGRAMPDRGSVTPEPQVVDQTGSAASRSLKPRSSDGIKPPKKAQGKESLRGIFDAGVFGENFGPKGMSNALLVSGQHTESGNPIAVYGPQTGYFAPQLLLRQELQGPGVSSRGVAFAGLNFYTLIGRGADYSWSATSAGQDITDTYAVPLCEADGGTPSKSSTSYVFRGQCTPIEKLERHNAWYSSLGSSEPAGSYTLVAQRTKYGIVTHRGTVAGKPVLFTKNRSTYGNEAGSALGFMLFNDPDAIHSAADFQRAAGNIGYTFNWFYTDKNSIAYYNSGDNPVRAAGADPNLPTWSTYEWQGWNPISNRATYTPAAQHPQVIDQDYLTSWNNKQAPGFSAADGNFGYNSVYRSQPLDDRIESVIGAGQKFTRGKLVEAMESAATVDLRADQVLPYLLRVLKSAPITDPAVAAAVTKLEAWQAAGSHRKSPNEASKTYDHAEAIRILDAWWPLLVPAQFQGLGPELYNSLVSAQKIDERPGAQGSAFQNGWWGFVQRDLRKVLGDPVQTAQPVTYCGAGVLVNCRSVLSESLLAATKVPATTTYPATGDCAAGDQFCADQIVHQPMGGITQDRMAWVNRPTYQQVIEFPARRGDDVSNLAVGKTATASSYEGGVFNSPPAKAVDGDPKTRWASGWSDPQWIKVDLGSEQTVRRVVLQWEAAYGSAYRVEVSRDNVNWQQVFTTAAGNGGKDVARFAPVQARYVRMTGTKRATSYGYSLYEFQVYRQ; from the coding sequence GTGACGCGCCGCCCCGCTCAGCTCACTCGTGTTGTCCGTACCACGCTGGCCGCGCTCTCCGTGAGCGCAGTGATGGCCGCCGGCCTGTCCACCACCAGTCAGGCCAGACCTGTGGCCGCTGCCGCCGCTCCTCCGGTCGACTACTGCGTCGGGCAGTGCGAGGACATCGTCCCACCCGGCCAGAACGGCAACGCCACCTTCGCGGATCTCCTGCTGTTCAAGGGTTTCGGGACCAGGCCGGCGCACTTCAGCGACACCGTCAAACCCTACGAGCGACTGGTCTGGAACTCCCAGGGCATCACCGACGAGGGCCTCGATCCGTACTTCGACGACGCGTCCTTCGGGGTCGCGCCGGCCGACGTCGCCAGCACCTCCAAGCCGCGTGCCGACGTCACGATCGTCCGGGACAAGTCCCGCGGCATCCCGCACATCACCGGCACCACCCGCGAGGGCACGATGTTCGGCGCCGGGTACGCCGGTGCGCAGGACCGGCTGTTCGTGATGGACGTCTTCCGGCACCTCGGCCGCGGCCAGCTGACCCCGTTCGCTGGCGGCGCGGCCGGCAACCGCGCGTTCGAGCAGGAGTTCTGGCGGACCGCGCCCTACAACGAAGCCGATCTGCAGAAGCAGTACGACGACGCCGACGACCTCTACGGCGCCAACGGGCTGAAGATGCAGAAGGACATCCAGGCCTGGGTCGACGGCGTCAACCACTACATCAACACGGTCGGCATCGCCTATCCGGGCGAGTACGTCGCGCTCGGACTGCCGAAGCCCCAGCCGTGGAAGGTGACCGACGTGGTCGCCACCGCGGCCGTGGTGGCCGGCATCTTCGGCACCGGCGGTGGCGGCGAGATGGCCTCCGCGCTGGCCCTGCTGGAGGCGCAGGCGAAGTACGGAGTTGCCCAGGGCACCAAGGTGTGGGAGTCCTTCCGTTCCCAGAACGACCCCGAGGCGAACACGACCGTGCACAACGGCACGTCGTTCCCCTACGGCGTGGTCGGCGCGAACCCGGCGGGCCGGGCGATGCCTGATCGTGGCTCGGTGACGCCGGAGCCGCAGGTCGTCGACCAGACCGGATCGGCCGCTTCCAGGTCGCTGAAACCCAGGAGCAGCGACGGAATCAAGCCACCGAAGAAGGCCCAGGGCAAGGAATCGCTGCGCGGAATCTTCGATGCCGGAGTCTTCGGTGAGAACTTCGGCCCGAAGGGGATGTCGAACGCGCTGCTGGTCTCCGGTCAGCACACCGAGAGCGGCAACCCGATCGCCGTCTACGGTCCGCAGACCGGGTACTTCGCGCCGCAACTACTGCTCCGCCAGGAGCTCCAGGGCCCGGGCGTCAGCTCGCGTGGCGTCGCCTTCGCCGGACTCAACTTCTACACGCTGATCGGGCGGGGCGCCGACTACTCCTGGAGCGCGACCTCGGCCGGTCAGGACATCACCGACACGTACGCCGTACCGCTGTGCGAGGCAGACGGCGGTACGCCGAGCAAGTCGTCGACCTCCTACGTGTTCCGCGGTCAGTGCACGCCGATCGAGAAGCTCGAGCGGCACAACGCGTGGTACTCCAGTCTCGGCTCGTCGGAGCCGGCCGGTTCGTACACGCTGGTCGCCCAGCGGACGAAGTACGGGATCGTCACCCATCGCGGGACGGTGGCCGGGAAGCCGGTGCTGTTCACCAAGAACCGGTCGACCTACGGCAACGAGGCCGGCTCGGCGCTCGGGTTCATGCTGTTCAACGACCCGGACGCGATCCACTCGGCCGCCGACTTCCAGCGGGCCGCGGGCAACATCGGGTACACGTTCAACTGGTTCTACACGGACAAGAACTCGATCGCGTACTACAACTCCGGTGACAACCCGGTGCGCGCGGCCGGCGCCGATCCCAACCTGCCGACCTGGAGCACGTACGAGTGGCAGGGCTGGAACCCGATCAGCAACCGGGCGACCTACACCCCTGCCGCGCAGCACCCGCAGGTGATCGACCAGGACTACCTGACCAGCTGGAACAACAAGCAGGCACCGGGATTCTCTGCCGCCGACGGTAACTTCGGCTACAACTCGGTCTACCGCAGTCAACCGCTGGACGACCGGATCGAGTCGGTGATCGGGGCCGGGCAGAAGTTCACCCGGGGCAAGCTGGTCGAGGCGATGGAGTCGGCGGCGACGGTCGACCTGCGAGCCGATCAGGTGCTGCCGTATCTGCTGCGGGTGCTGAAGAGCGCACCGATCACCGACCCGGCCGTCGCGGCGGCGGTGACGAAACTGGAGGCCTGGCAGGCTGCCGGCAGTCATCGGAAGTCACCGAACGAGGCATCGAAGACCTACGACCACGCCGAGGCGATCCGGATCCTCGACGCCTGGTGGCCGTTGCTGGTGCCGGCGCAGTTCCAGGGGCTCGGACCGGAGCTCTACAACTCGCTGGTCAGCGCGCAGAAGATCGACGAGCGGCCGGGCGCACAGGGCTCCGCGTTCCAGAACGGCTGGTGGGGTTTCGTCCAGCGCGATCTGCGGAAGGTGCTCGGGGATCCGGTGCAGACGGCGCAACCGGTGACGTACTGCGGTGCCGGAGTACTGGTGAACTGCCGATCGGTGCTCTCCGAGTCCTTGCTAGCAGCAACCAAGGTGCCGGCGACGACGACGTACCCGGCGACCGGCGACTGTGCTGCCGGTGACCAGTTCTGTGCCGACCAGATCGTGCACCAGCCGATGGGTGGCATCACCCAGGACCGGATGGCCTGGGTCAACCGGCCGACTTACCAGCAGGTGATCGAGTTCCCGGCGCGACGCGGGGACGACGTCTCCAACCTGGCGGTGGGGAAGACGGCGACCGCGAGCAGCTACGAGGGCGGCGTTTTCAACTCGCCGCCCGCCAAGGCGGTCGACGGTGACCCGAAGACGCGGTGGGCGAGTGGCTGGTCGGATCCGCAGTGGATCAAGGTCGACCTCGGCAGCGAGCAGACGGTACGGCGGGTGGTGCTCCAGTGGGAGGCGGCCTACGGCTCGGCGTACCGGGTGGAGGTGTCGCGGGACAACGTGAACTGGCAGCAGGTCTTCACCACCGCGGCCGGCAACGGCGGGAAGGACGTCGCGAGGTTCGCGCCGGTGCAGGCGCGGTACGTCCGGATGACGGGAACGAAACGCGCCACGTCGTACGGGTACTCGCTGTATGAGTTCCAGGTCTACAGGCAATGA
- a CDS encoding gamma carbonic anhydrase family protein: protein MPLFSFEGVSPTVHPEAWIAPTATLVGDVVVEKDASIWYGVVIRADLGRVIIREGANIQDNSVIHVNTGVCEVGRNATVGHQCLVHDCTVGEQALIGNGAIVLDGAVIGARTLIAAGATVTPGSVVPEESVALGSPAKKIIPLDGNAKLFVDHNAAIYRELARRHAASVEQVG from the coding sequence ATGCCGCTGTTTTCGTTCGAGGGCGTCAGCCCGACCGTGCACCCGGAAGCCTGGATCGCGCCGACCGCCACTCTGGTGGGTGACGTGGTCGTCGAGAAGGACGCGTCGATCTGGTACGGCGTGGTGATCCGCGCCGATCTCGGCCGGGTGATCATCCGCGAGGGCGCCAACATCCAGGACAACTCGGTCATCCATGTCAACACCGGGGTCTGCGAGGTGGGCCGGAACGCGACGGTCGGGCACCAGTGCCTGGTCCACGACTGCACGGTCGGCGAACAGGCGCTGATCGGCAACGGCGCGATCGTGCTCGACGGCGCCGTGATCGGTGCCCGCACCCTGATCGCCGCCGGCGCGACGGTGACGCCGGGCTCGGTCGTCCCGGAAGAGTCGGTGGCTCTGGGCAGCCCGGCCAAGAAGATCATTCCGCTCGACGGCAACGCGAAGCTGTTCGTCGACCACAACGCGGCGATCTATCGCGAGCTCGCCCGCCGGCACGCAGCCTCCGTCGAGCAGGTCGGCTAA
- a CDS encoding GH1 family beta-glucosidase — protein sequence MTAELAFGPDFVWGVSTSAYQIEGAVTEAGRGPSTWDTFCAEPGRILNGDTGAVACDHFHRYAEDVALMQRLGVDVYRFSFSWPRVQPGGKGLGNGAGLDFYDRLIDELLAAGIKPAPTLFHWDTPQELEDEGGWLNRDIADRFADYATILAERFADRVPLWMTINEPMVLTLIGYAVGGHAPGKQLSFEALPVAHHQLLAHGRAVQALRAGGASNIGIASNHAPTWPASDSAEDVEAAGLYDNLINWMFSDPILLGEYPAGIGDGMPGPVAEDLEIISTPIDWFGLNHYAPARVGAPTGNPDTAATDGIPIPAGLPFEPRALEGYAKTDFGWPIVPEAFGEILRTFKNRYGDRLPPIYITENGCAINDEPVDGVVADQRRIDYLDSYLHSLKSAIDDGVDVRGYFQWSLLDNFEWSVGYSQRFGLIHVDYETLERTPKASYHWYRDLIARHRP from the coding sequence ATGACAGCTGAGCTTGCCTTCGGCCCCGACTTCGTCTGGGGTGTGTCGACCTCGGCGTACCAGATCGAGGGGGCGGTGACCGAAGCCGGTCGCGGCCCCTCGACCTGGGACACCTTCTGCGCCGAGCCGGGCCGGATCCTGAACGGCGACACCGGGGCGGTCGCGTGCGACCACTTCCACCGGTACGCCGAGGACGTCGCGCTGATGCAACGGCTCGGGGTCGACGTCTACCGCTTCTCCTTCTCCTGGCCCCGGGTGCAGCCGGGCGGCAAGGGGCTCGGCAACGGCGCCGGCCTGGACTTCTACGACCGGCTGATCGACGAACTGCTTGCCGCCGGCATCAAACCCGCGCCGACGCTGTTCCACTGGGACACCCCGCAGGAGCTGGAGGACGAGGGCGGCTGGCTGAACCGGGACATCGCGGACCGGTTCGCCGACTACGCGACGATCCTGGCCGAGCGGTTCGCCGACCGGGTGCCGCTGTGGATGACGATCAACGAGCCGATGGTGCTCACCCTGATCGGCTACGCGGTCGGCGGGCACGCGCCGGGCAAACAGCTCAGCTTCGAGGCGCTGCCGGTGGCGCATCACCAGTTACTGGCCCACGGGCGCGCAGTCCAGGCGTTGCGGGCCGGTGGCGCGTCGAACATCGGGATCGCGTCGAACCACGCGCCGACCTGGCCGGCCAGTGACAGCGCCGAGGACGTCGAGGCGGCGGGGCTGTACGACAACCTGATCAACTGGATGTTCTCCGACCCGATCCTGCTGGGGGAGTACCCGGCAGGGATCGGGGACGGGATGCCCGGCCCGGTCGCGGAGGACCTGGAGATCATCTCCACCCCGATCGACTGGTTCGGTCTCAACCACTACGCGCCGGCGCGGGTCGGAGCGCCGACCGGTAACCCCGACACGGCCGCGACGGATGGCATCCCGATCCCGGCCGGGCTTCCGTTCGAGCCGCGCGCTCTGGAGGGGTATGCCAAGACCGACTTCGGCTGGCCCATCGTGCCGGAGGCCTTCGGGGAGATCCTTCGCACCTTCAAGAACCGCTACGGCGACCGGTTGCCGCCGATCTACATCACCGAGAACGGCTGCGCGATCAACGACGAACCGGTCGACGGTGTGGTCGCCGACCAGCGCCGGATCGACTACCTGGACAGCTACCTGCACTCGCTGAAGTCCGCGATCGACGACGGGGTCGACGTCCGCGGCTACTTCCAGTGGTCCCTGCTCGACAACTTCGAATGGTCGGTCGGCTACAGCCAGCGCTTCGGGCTGATCCACGTCGACTACGAGACGCTCGAACGCACTCCCAAGGCGTCGTACCACTGGTACCGCGACCTGATCGCCCGTCACCGCCCATGA
- a CDS encoding LysR family transcriptional regulator has protein sequence MDVELRQLRVLVAIVDAGSFTDAALDLGVSQAAVSRTLAALEQILKVRLLHRTSRTIALTPTGAQLVSRARRLLAEMDDLVREATSGHARLRLGHAWSALGRHTATFQRRWAELHPNVDLLLVRTNTASGGLAEGACDLAIVRTPPDEKHFAVTEVGLERRVIALAADDPWARRRSIRLDEVRDRTVMSDRRTGTTTADLWPSGDQPRLEDTGDVDDWLARIAAGGVVGITPESTATQYGRAGVVFRPLRDAPPVAVRVIWPRHDPHPATQHAVALIAEAYQG, from the coding sequence ATGGATGTGGAGCTCCGGCAACTCAGGGTCCTGGTGGCGATCGTCGACGCCGGGAGTTTCACCGACGCGGCGCTCGACCTCGGCGTCTCCCAGGCGGCCGTCTCGCGGACGCTGGCAGCGCTGGAGCAGATCCTGAAGGTCCGGCTGCTGCATCGGACCAGCCGCACGATCGCGCTCACGCCAACCGGCGCTCAGCTCGTCTCCCGGGCTCGCCGGCTGCTGGCCGAGATGGACGACCTGGTGCGTGAGGCGACGTCAGGTCACGCCCGGCTCCGCCTCGGCCATGCCTGGTCGGCGCTCGGCCGTCACACCGCCACCTTCCAGCGCCGCTGGGCCGAACTGCACCCCAACGTCGACCTGCTGCTGGTCCGCACCAACACCGCGAGCGGCGGTCTGGCCGAGGGCGCGTGCGATCTCGCCATCGTCCGGACGCCGCCCGACGAGAAGCACTTCGCCGTCACCGAGGTCGGGCTCGAACGCCGGGTGATCGCGCTGGCCGCCGACGATCCGTGGGCCCGCCGGCGCTCGATCAGGCTCGACGAGGTCCGCGACCGCACGGTGATGTCCGACCGCCGCACCGGTACGACGACCGCCGACCTCTGGCCGTCCGGCGACCAGCCGCGGCTGGAGGACACCGGGGACGTGGACGACTGGCTGGCCCGGATCGCGGCCGGTGGCGTCGTCGGGATCACCCCGGAGAGCACCGCCACGCAGTACGGGCGGGCGGGGGTGGTCTTCCGTCCACTACGCGACGCGCCACCGGTCGCGGTACGGGTGATCTGGCCGCGCCACGACCCCCATCCGGCGACCCAGCACGCCGTCGCGCTGATCGCCGAGGCCTACCAGGGTTAG
- a CDS encoding YbjQ family protein: MNQYFPPNPNQPYPPQQPGYQQGPPPGYQQGPPQQHHHQPPQQYNQPRVAPQGSPYPVLVSTMNDLPGYTAEKVFGEVFGLTVRSRDFGSNFTASFRSLGGGEVPEYTQMLAESRHVAVMRMCQMAQQMGANAILAMRFDCNEIAQTMSEVAAYGTAVIVRPVQQPKVQDMPAPKPEDANDS; the protein is encoded by the coding sequence ATGAACCAGTACTTTCCCCCCAACCCGAACCAGCCCTACCCGCCGCAGCAGCCGGGGTACCAGCAAGGGCCGCCGCCCGGGTACCAGCAGGGACCGCCGCAGCAGCATCATCACCAGCCGCCGCAGCAGTACAACCAGCCGCGGGTGGCTCCGCAGGGTTCGCCGTACCCGGTGCTGGTCTCGACCATGAACGACCTGCCCGGGTACACCGCGGAGAAGGTGTTCGGGGAGGTCTTCGGGCTGACCGTGCGGAGCCGCGACTTCGGCTCGAACTTCACCGCCAGCTTCCGGTCGCTGGGTGGCGGCGAGGTGCCGGAGTACACCCAGATGCTGGCCGAGTCGCGGCACGTCGCGGTGATGCGGATGTGCCAGATGGCGCAGCAGATGGGCGCGAACGCGATCCTGGCGATGCGGTTCGACTGCAACGAGATCGCCCAGACGATGAGTGAGGTGGCGGCCTACGGGACGGCCGTCATCGTCCGGCCGGTGCAGCAGCCGAAGGTGCAGGACATGCCTGCCCCGAAACCTGAGGATGCCAATGACAGCTGA
- a CDS encoding MFS transporter, whose translation MSLALAEPTVLVRGRWTAAVVLANVGVFAAFLGPIQVLLAKQSEAVAADNKEFVFGLVTGIGAAVSVVANPVAGAVSDRTASRFGRRVPWVLGGALGGAAGLLVLSGASAVAVMVVGWCLVQLFCNALLAAITAAVPDRVPKLQRGVVGGWVALAQTLGALVGVGLATLVGGVGFGYIACAGFLLLSVVPYVLKSGDQRLPEKPPLVWQEFVKSFWVSPRRYPDFGWAWLTRFLLNLGNGLGTLYLFFYLQDAVEYGDPGTGVLILTAIYSLCVILTAVSSGSWSDRLGRRKVFVTWAGVVMAGGALVLAVRPTWTAAVIGAVILGIGFGVYLSVDFALLTEVLPSARDRAKDLGVINIANSLPQVIAPAIAAPVVKLFGGYPVLYALAAAITLAGAVLVNKVRSVA comes from the coding sequence ATGAGCCTCGCGCTCGCCGAGCCGACGGTTCTGGTCAGGGGACGATGGACCGCTGCCGTCGTACTGGCCAACGTCGGGGTGTTCGCTGCCTTCCTCGGGCCGATCCAGGTGTTGCTGGCCAAGCAGTCGGAGGCGGTCGCGGCGGACAACAAGGAGTTCGTCTTCGGGCTGGTGACCGGGATCGGTGCAGCGGTCTCGGTCGTCGCCAATCCGGTGGCGGGTGCCGTGTCCGACCGGACCGCGTCCCGGTTCGGCCGGCGAGTGCCCTGGGTGCTCGGCGGCGCGCTGGGTGGGGCGGCCGGCTTGCTGGTGCTGTCCGGCGCCTCTGCCGTCGCGGTGATGGTGGTCGGTTGGTGCCTGGTGCAACTGTTCTGCAACGCGTTGCTGGCGGCAATCACGGCCGCGGTGCCGGATCGGGTGCCCAAGCTGCAGCGCGGGGTTGTCGGTGGCTGGGTCGCGCTGGCTCAGACACTGGGCGCCCTGGTCGGCGTAGGGCTGGCCACGCTGGTTGGAGGCGTGGGCTTCGGCTACATCGCGTGCGCCGGCTTTCTCCTGCTTTCGGTCGTCCCGTACGTCTTGAAGAGCGGTGACCAGCGCCTGCCGGAGAAGCCTCCGCTGGTCTGGCAGGAGTTCGTGAAGAGCTTCTGGGTGAGCCCCCGGCGGTACCCGGACTTCGGCTGGGCCTGGCTGACCCGCTTCCTGCTCAACCTCGGCAACGGGCTGGGTACGCTTTATCTCTTCTTCTACCTGCAGGACGCGGTGGAGTACGGCGATCCCGGCACCGGCGTACTGATTCTCACTGCGATCTACAGCCTGTGCGTGATCCTGACGGCGGTCTCGTCGGGTAGTTGGTCCGACCGGCTCGGCCGGCGGAAGGTGTTCGTCACCTGGGCCGGGGTGGTGATGGCGGGTGGCGCCCTCGTGCTGGCGGTCCGGCCGACCTGGACCGCGGCCGTCATCGGCGCCGTGATCCTCGGCATCGGCTTCGGGGTCTACCTGTCCGTCGACTTCGCCCTGCTCACCGAGGTCTTGCCGAGTGCCCGCGACCGGGCGAAGGACCTCGGTGTCATCAACATCGCCAACTCGCTGCCACAGGTGATCGCTCCGGCCATCGCCGCCCCGGTGGTCAAGCTGTTCGGCGGCTACCCGGTGCTCTACGCGCTGGCCGCGGCGATCACCCTCGCGGGCGCAGTACTGGTGAACAAAGTGAGATCCGTCGCCTAG